Genomic segment of Anopheles darlingi chromosome X, idAnoDarlMG_H_01, whole genome shotgun sequence:
GAAGATGCGTGCTAGATAGTTAGAGATAGTGTAGAGTGAAGCGGTTTGAAACGCGATAACCTTGGCATAACTGCACAAGTGCTACGGCCCATCGGCTTTCGGCTTGCGTTCCTTCGTTTACTTCATCCTTCTCCATCCAAGTGTTTATCCGATGTATGCCTTAACCACATTGCATCACGCCATTCATCACATTGTATGTCACTCTCATCGGCAGCAGAAACCTCCTTATCTCATCGtgcttatttttgttttcacacTATTTTTCAATAGCAAGCACATTGATTGGTGTGTTCCTGTGTGTCACACACTATTTCCGGAATACACTATTTGCACACCTGGCGCATGCAAAACGCCCATACACTTATACACAATGCTCAATGTGCTCCCTTTCTCTGTTTCGGCTCATGCTCTAGATTGTAAGATTTGTatttgttatgttttgctgtatttgtttgtgtgtgtttgtgactttgttttcgtttgttttggccATCCTGCAGCGTTCAGGCCTCTTACAACCTCCGTAACATAACCAAATTTTCTTAAGGCGAATGCGCTCCTCACCAAAGAAAAATCCTTCCCCATTATACCACCCATGCATGCCTTTTCTCACTCTTAAGCTACCTATATCGGAACACACGTGGATCACTCAACCACCACTCAACATTCGAACATTGTTTATGTGTGCCTactctgctgcagctgctgcgcaATAATAATGAAACTCTACGTTTGACGCACAACCCTTCCGGGGGCGTCAAATCCGCCAACCCTGCCAACGAACAAACACATCAAAAGCACACCAATCGAATAGTGTAACAAAAATATGGCCAGTTtttggagtgtgtgtttttggaagCTTATTTTTGTGGGTAAAAGTATACGATGCGTAATGGATGGGTGCGAGTTACTCGATAGGACAGACTGTATAGGTGCGAtttggaggagaaagaaaaggaggaggatgatggtgaagaaTGCTAGTCAATTTTGTCGAAGATGTTATTTTTCTATCTACACCCGGGGAGGCTAGCTTCCAGCACCATTCATGCGCTTACCCTTACGTGCACAAATTCGTAAGCGTAAGCGGACCTACGGGGCACATCAAATTCGTGCGCGACAAGGAAAGCGAAATGTGCGTGGTgtaaagtgaaaagaaaatgcaatttaGCAAGacagaaagaggaaaagtgaaagagagagagagagagagagagagagagagagagagaaaatgaaagagaaagaaaaacagagagagagagaaaaaaggaatgagAAAAATGAGAGAGACATAGTATGGAAGAAAACGAGGAAGAGAATGCCTAAGGAGCCAAACattatcttttcttttgtcGGTTTTAACCTCAATTGTTGATCAATACGATTTGCAATGCGGTTATGCTTCAATCCCAGAGTAATTCCCCCGCCACTccttgaaggaaaaaaaaacttcaaccGCACGTAGCACTCCGCACTCCATTCGATGCCCCCCATcctccctctccaccacaCACCCTCTTGCTACGGTGAAGCAAATGTGGATGATTTGTGGTTCTGAGAGAGCTAATGGACCCTGGTTGGATCGCCGTTGCTTCTCCGCGTGCTCTCTAGCCTAATTCAAGCTAATATGGCCAATACTTCTCCACTCTACGCTCCACTGTGCTAAGCGCCTGTTTTCCCTGTtgcgttgtttgctgttgcgtttTGAACAATTTTGCCTCGTTTAGTCACCGGTAGCTGTCTTttttagggtttttttttctcgtttcgcgTTTTCTTCGATGTTTGGAGTTTTGCTTGCTACTGGTGTTCGCGCTCGATTGGTTTTGGGCGGGAagtttcttttatttgttttgcagtTTCTATACCTTCACCTCCTTGGATTTTGCATTACATTAGGCGGGTTAGTAATGAGAGGATGCATTTTGAATCATTTCCCTTTGGAAAGCACTATTTTCATTGTTGGTTGAATGTAATGCAGTGCCCTGAGTGAGTAAGAGAGCCGCTGCCGAACGTTGTGCTTGCCTTGTGAGACAAGATGCAGATGGCTGGGTAGCGCTTCCGTAGTGACAGTTACGAAGATAGATTTGTCTCTAATCGCTTTCTACTTCTTCTGTACCAGTAGCGCTCCGTGCGAATTCacatttgaacattttgaaTCTTTCTCCGCATAAAATTTAGTTTCCCAGCAAGCCTGCCTTTCCACTAACCAGTTGCACCAAATTTTGTTGATGGTAGCAAACAAGACCGTTTATttgccgttttcttttttcatttaaattatctTTCTACTTGTTTGTTCTGTTCAGTCTTTAGCGCCTTGTTCCTCTCGTCATTCTCGATCtagttttcgttttatttattttttttgccaaccAATGTTTCGCTGCCACTTCACACCAatctgctactgctagtgtgtgtgtgtgtgtgtgtatgtgtgtgttcgtgaaATATGAAACACAATAACCATAGTAGCATATTAGCAAACAAAACGTGTGATTttaaacacaacaaaacataTTGGCCCCTTGAATGGTCTGAAATGGCGCGACACAGTTGGAGAACCGTTCGCACAATGGCACAGGGCCTTCCGCCCTAGGGCCGCGTAGGTTTCGCTCGCTCTAATTTTAATACGGCAGAATGAAGCTTCTGCAATCTCAGCAAACCAAAAGAATGATCGAACGAACGTTTGCCATcataaaaccgaaccgaatctaTCAAAATCCAGCTTGCAAACTTGAACAACAAAAGAACagaatgattttgttttgaagaACAGGTTCTAAAACACGATGCCTCtggcttcttttttcttcttcttcttatctctctttctctctccctttctatttctctctctcttctctctctctttctctctctctctctctctctcgattttTCGGTGTATCCTGGCTGCGTGATCGttcgccaaacgccaaacacCTTCTGCCACGCCCGGTTCCGTTTGATGGCTCCTACCGTACTTGCTCCACTACTTGGGCTACTGGGTACCACTGCCCCTCTTCTACCACCAAAaataccaccaccgacgacgctTACCCTCTCTGCGTACGACTGAATCGTTTACTGTTCGCAACCGCCACTCTCAACTATCaacgtccttccttcctccctaaccaaaaaaaaaaacaccatctCTTCGAACACGCTTCGACGGGGATCATTCATTGTTGTAGGTTCTTCTGCAGCAGGAcaactgcagcatcagcaccagcagccgacgcatcatcaccatcaccactaccaccaccatcatcagcaacagcagcagcagcagcagctgatgtcAGCAAGCAACAGTGCTGCGgttgccgctgccaccggtaccggattGTCTTCGGTATCATCTTGCTCGTCGACCTCGATCTACTCGTCGACGCACTCGCTCAGCTCGATTTGTgatcagcagctccagcaactGCAAGCCCAGCAGTGCCAACCGCAATCGGAGCAACAGCCGCAACAGGCGCAGTGGAGAGGAGGGCAAccgtgtcatcatcatcagcagcaacaacagtcacAACAGCTGTACCAGGAAGGCGTATCCTCGCGACCGAACTCGGCAGCTAGCGGTCGAAatgcggccggtggtggtggtggcggcatcaCGATCGCGAAGGTCGTCAATCCACTGGGCACGGTCACAACGATCAGTACACCGGCAACGGGGGCggctgcggcagcggcggcagtgaTGGGTGGCTGCAGcgcaaccggaccggagagtCTCGAGTCGGACGAGTTCATGCAGGAGTGCGACGAGGCGTACCTGCATGAGAACTGCGACGAAGCGCTGTTTCGTCCCGTAGTGACGGTGCACGCAGCCGGCTTGGCCGTGCACGAGGTGGCCGATCGGCGAGCGGCCCCCCGCTATCGGGGCTCGTCACTGGATCGCGTGGGTAGTGGCGGACTGGACGATGTTGCTAACGTTGTCGGTGAGCTAGACTACGATAAGCGCCCCGTTAGCCAGCCGGCTTCACTGATCGGACGCGATCTCATCGTTCCGGTGATCGAGGAGAAGAATCTGCCACAGcgtaccaccgccagcaccaatagtaaacagcagcagcagcagcagcagcagcataacaaaaCAGCAACTGCCATCGGTGGTAGTGTGGTCGAGCCCATCAGCACTAGCAACCGTAAACCGCCTCAGCAAGCAACCGGGGCCGTCGTAGTGGAATTGGCTACAAAATCGAAGGACTCCGGAAACCGCACCAAAAGCCATGAGCGGAGCAGTCGTGGGCGGCAGGAGAAAGGTGGTACCGGTGACTGGACACCGGTCGAACCGAGCTGCCTGGATTCCGCGGACACCGAGGTCGGTGGCAAACGAGGCGCGATGAGTTGCGTTAGCGAGGAGTTCGTCAACGTCGAGCTGCCACCGATGGCATGTGGTACAGGTAGCGAACAGAAAGGCGATATTCTCCCCAAGGCGGCCGGCAGACGTGAGGTTCCGTCCACCGAGAAGACCACTGGTTCGGAACGAGCAAAGGGCAGGAAGGACATGGGCACAACGACGCGGCATAGCGAGGACGGAAGGGGTGGAATACGTAATAACGGcaagcgtggtggtggcggcggcggcaaacaGGAGTCCCACGGAGTAGCAGAGGTGGTGCGCGGCAAGGAGGGCAAAGCGAGCGGCCGAGGCGACCGAAAGCACGAGGTGCTCCAGATGCTGCCAGCTGAAGATGTTGCCGAAGCGATTGCCGCGTGCGCCATAGCCCTACCACCACTCGAGGCACTGAagatcgacgacaacgaactGTTCGGGGAGGAGGACAGTGATCAACCGGCCCTCGTCGGCGACAGATGCGCCCCTATCCGGACCGACGAGGATGAAGCAGTGGGAGCAGGTcgtgaaaaaacaaaaccgagcgGTGGTGACCGAGCCTCACCATTGCTGCCGAAGGCTGGATTCTGTGCCAGGGTGAGCGAGgagcaaccggcaccggcccataccaccaccaccaccagcacggctGGTGCGCAGGATGAGTTTTACGATTTCAGCGCCAAGTACGAGATGATGGACTTCGTACAAGCACTGCCACCGCTCGATGGGCAGACAGCAGCACCGCTGAAGGGTACCGTATCGACCGACGGAGAGGAGGAACGCACGCTGATCAGCTTCGAAAGCCCGTTACAGGAGAAGGCTCCCGCGGGGGCTGAGCGAAAGAAGGGAGAGGATAGGATCACCTGcggtgatcagcagcagcaggagctatCAGATCAGCGCCACCAGGTGGCCGAGCAGATGCAGAACGTGCTGCACGGGGGCAACATCCTGCTGGCGATGTGTTCCAGCCTACGGGAAGGCTCACCAGCGATCAccatggcagcggcagcggcgccTACTACGACTGGCACCGCGAAAAAGCAGGCAGCACCCCTCGTaaaccaggaccaggactTGGAGTACAAGAGTCTCGAGCCGGAATCATTTGGTGGATgtgctggcgacgacgatgatacCACCGGCACGCAACAGacaacactagcagcagtcgCGCAGCCATCTGACGAGTCGGAACCGTCGCCGATCGTTACTCTGCTGGAGTCCAGCGACAATGGTAGACGGCGccgcaaacacaaaaaggagCACGGTGGTCTGGCAGATTCAATTCAACATTCAGCTGATGTTGCATCAGCGCCGTCGCCACCAGCGTCTAGCTCCGCCGCCGGCGAGGGCAACAatgaggagagggaggagtatgaggacgacgaagaggaggaagaggaagatgaggatgaagatgaggaagGAGAGGTGGAAGGGGCGACAGTGGAGCATGCGGAGGGTGATGAGGCGGAAGACGAGGAGCTGCAGCCGCTGATCTCGAGCAACAAaacgtcctcgtcctcgctcTCCGGTACGACCTCCGCTGCCCAAGGCAAACCGGATGCCGACTGTGCCATCGGCAATGTGCAGGCAATCGCACCCGTCACCCCCAAGGGGCAGGAATACATGCGTATTGCAcaactacagcaacagcagcagcagggggctggcgacgatggcgaagaaGATGGATCAACGGAAATGGTGGATagaaacggcagcagcatggtggGCGCGTCTCGCTCATCGTCACATGCCCAACAATCTAGCGCACTGCCAGCCAACACTGAAGCAGTAGACACGGCGCCAGCAACAACGTCTACAGCATCCAAGATGGGATCCGGCtctagccagcagcaacgtgcagcagcagcggctccCGGAGGATCTGGGCATGGGGGATTCGGCAGCGGGAACGGGAGCGGTGGAGGCAGTGGGGGGAACgggaatggaaagaagaagtcgaagaaaaaaaggaaataatcAATGcaggcaaagcagcagcagcagcagcggcagcaacggcagcaacggcagcagcgacagcagcgacagcaacggcagcaacgaaCAGTGCTGCTGATCGTACTAGCAACATCGTTGGTCTCTGCCGCCTGCATCGTCCTGTATGTTGAGCTTTATGGGCCCACCCTTCTACCACCCAATACTGTGCGCGCACTATGatagccagagagagagagagagagagagggagagagagaggaatgccGGAGATTACACGGATTGCTCCCGCTGGCGCGTCCCGCAAAATCCATTTCAGTttaggtttctttttttcatttcgaaaaacTACTACTTAAAATGATCGCATAACGCACGAGAGCTCTCTGTTCGACTCTGTTCCCCCTTTTCGGTGTCACTCAACGTCACAATGATCAGTCGCTATACAGCTCTcttccctcctcctctctctctctctctctctctctctctctctctctatctccctttcTTCATTACTTTCTTTCTACTAGTTGCTAGAAGGTGCATGGCCCTGGAGCCATTGCGAGGAAATTTGAATTAAAGAcgttgctctgctctgttggAAGCCCATTTAGCAGAGCTGGGTGAGTTGGTATATAAGGGTTGAAAATGAGCGCGTCGCATCAAAGCAGGGGTACTAATcaagcgaaacgaaatatCCGCTCGTGATGCTAGTTGTTATAGTTGGGTTCTTATAGTTGAGCGCAAATTTTGAGACTACGGTCGTCGGTTATGACATTGACTGGTAGCTCGCAATCCGGGGACGCCGCAAGATGGAAGGCCATCTTCaacaaaaaacgatgaaaagacTAAAAATAACTTATATATTAAACTAGTTAATGCTGTTACATCTTTAAAtagacaccaaaaaaaaaaacaaagaaaaaaggcaaagcgTACGAAGCaagaaaaatgtttaaaaagaaaagcaaaaaaaaggagaagagaataattaatatttaatcAACCAAATGCGAGGAGCACGAGGTCACGGTGAACCAGCTGGAAATGCTCGACCAC
This window contains:
- the LOC125951959 gene encoding uncharacterized protein LOC125951959 isoform X1, translating into MSAESHHQHQQRMRLQHSGGGSAATMMGGSGGGGGGVVRCIPAIVPPQAVSDRSILDSVAGFISDVTLQSQIPLGDAKDHILWVRFESTADISDPSLGDDWELEGGIAPPLLLILGYVTGVQVWIVPANGEAIEVLSWRHGSVKCLRVLPTPSSSVFESSLPDPYTHKRPLIALCDSGAGFSSTGGAPGGGGGGGGSGGTSNSGNASTQYTAVNFISLKDGETVRSIKFKSPIVDILANRASIVVTFAERIAVFDARTLDDRLTVTTCHPSPGINPNPVALGPRWIAYAERRLIPSKRSSGGCEGDGVTSYTATVLNAAKSLGKGLRELGEQVAAGLTGGGSSHSSSGSGGASAVAAAAGIGSGSDRGSIGGMGGGLGGGVGGAGGGGAHGHGHHVGSAGGGDGSGTVGGTMVHGIGGVMVMGGGIVGGSDGNQQAGVVTVLDIKYPIKDISPTTGTPIASNGNDPIVAHFVAHSEALVALAFDAPGMLLLTADRRGHDFHVFRLHPHPSGASLAAVHHLYVLHRGDTTAKVQDVAFSLDSRWVAVSTLRGTTHVFPVTPYGGPAGVRTHGSPHVVNRLSRFHRSAGLSIDAMRSSSPVSHALGAGGAGGSGSGGSGESGLFAHHTPTATAYANPRTPPFPHPTTVQPLAQLRQPATLAGTSVSGIGGVGGGGGGGGGSSGKGSGIHGHHHHHHRQRNSSSSSSDDPSVKPLRVCATFAKARSWLLDPPGCTMRDTPAHRIQRKPVDSLFILAAHGALIQYDLEPKHASGTPKEKICDDTPIELEVEPKAQWCLQRQEIGLATGGDLQPPLSLDNWLIRDRLLEEGLGGSGAGTGGGVGGESGSLDYDRLHHPGAGVVGSEQHHHHHHPHQHPHHQHRGSTGSIHIGGDHDDRWLSQVEIITHAGPHRRLWMGPQFMFKTYNTPSGSPLSSIDTDAVEVCTSGGGGSAGVGMGAPGCITTIAGRPARSNPMNMPLVGGGCYEHSPRLMNMNEFRHHENLDTEFSSLGPVESQLREDLADAMRESPLTTSRDATGSSAAGQLQHQHQQPTHHHHHHYHHHHQQQQQQQQLMSASNSAAVAAATGTGLSSVSSCSSTSIYSSTHSLSSICDQQLQQLQAQQCQPQSEQQPQQAQWRGGQPCHHHQQQQQSQQLYQEGVSSRPNSAASGRNAAGGGGGGITIAKVVNPLGTVTTISTPATGAAAAAAAVMGGCSATGPESLESDEFMQECDEAYLHENCDEALFRPVVTVHAAGLAVHEVADRRAAPRYRGSSLDRVGSGGLDDVANVVGELDYDKRPVSQPASLIGRDLIVPVIEEKNLPQRTTASTNSKQQQQQQQQHNKTATAIGGSVVEPISTSNRKPPQQATGAVVVELATKSKDSGNRTKSHERSSRGRQEKGGTGDWTPVEPSCLDSADTEVGGKRGAMSCVSEEFVNVELPPMACGTGSEQKGDILPKAAGRREVPSTEKTTGSERAKGRKDMGTTTRHSEDGRGGIRNNGKRGGGGGGKQESHGVAEVVRGKEGKASGRGDRKHEVLQMLPAEDVAEAIAACAIALPPLEALKIDDNELFGEEDSDQPALVGDRCAPIRTDEDEAVGAGREKTKPSGGDRASPLLPKAGFCARVSEEQPAPAHTTTTTSTAGAQDEFYDFSAKYEMMDFVQALPPLDGQTAAPLKGTVSTDGEEERTLISFESPLQEKAPAGAERKKGEDRITCGDQQQQELSDQRHQVAEQMQNVLHGGNILLAMCSSLREGSPAITMAAAAAPTTTGTAKKQAAPLVNQDQDLEYKSLEPESFGGCAGDDDDTTGTQQTTLAAVAQPSDESEPSPIVTLLESSDNGRRRRKHKKEHGGLADSIQHSADVASAPSPPASSSAAGEGNNEEREEYEDDEEEEEEDEDEDEEGEVEGATVEHAEGDEAEDEELQPLISSNKTSSSSLSGTTSAAQGKPDADCAIGNVQAIAPVTPKGQEYMRIAQLQQQQQQGAGDDGEEDGSTEMVDRNGSSMVGASRSSSHAQQSSALPANTEAVDTAPATTSTASKMGSGSSQQQRAAAAAPGGSGHGGFGSGNGSGGGSGGNGNGKKKSKKKRK
- the LOC125951959 gene encoding uncharacterized protein LOC125951959 isoform X2, with the protein product MSAESHHQHQQRMRLQHSGGGSAATMMGGSGGGGGGVVRCIPAIVPPQAVSDRSILDSVAGFISDVTLQSQIPLGDAKDHILWVRFESTADISDPSLGDDWELEGGIAPPLLLILGYVTGVQVWIVPANGEAIEVLSWRHGSVKCLRVLPTPSSSVFESSLPDPYTHKRPLIALCDSGAGFSSTGGAPGGGGGGGGSGGTSNSGNASTQYTAVNFISLKDGETVRSIKFKSPIVDILANRASIVVTFAERIAVFDARTLDDRLTVTTCHPSPGINPNPVALGPRWIAYAERRLIPSKRSSGGCEGDGVTSYTATVLNAAKSLGKGLRELGEQVAAGLTGGGSSHSSSGSGGASAVAAAAGIGSGSDRGSIGGMGGGLGGGVGGAGGGGAHGHGHHVGSAGGGDGSGTVGGTMVHGIGGVMVMGGGIVGGSDGNQQAGVVTVLDIKYPIKDISPTTGTPIASNGNDPIVAHFVAHSEALVALAFDAPGMLLLTADRRGHDFHVFRLHPHPSGASLAAVHHLYVLHRGDTTAKVQDVAFSLDSRWVAVSTLRGTTHVFPVTPYGGPAGVRTHGSPHVVNRLSRFHRSAGLSIDAMRSSSPVSHALGAGGAGGSGSGGSGESGLFAHHTPTATAYANPRTPPFPHPTTVQPLAQLRQPATLAGTSVSGIGGVGGGGGGGGGSSGKGSGIHGHHHHHHRQRNSSSSSSDDPSVKPLRVCATFAKARSWLLDPPGCTMRDTPAHRIQRKPVDSLFILAAHGALIQYDLEPKHASGTPKEKICDDTPIELEVEPKAQWCLQRQEIGLATGGDLQPPLSLDNWLIRDRLLEEGLGGSGAGTGGGVGGESGSLDYDRLHHPGAGVVGSEQHHHHHHPHQHPHHQHRGSTGSIHIGGDHDDRWLSQVEIITHAGPHRRLWMGPQFMFKTYNTPSGSPLSSIDTDAVEVCTSGGGGSAGVGMGAPGCITTIAGRPARSNPMNMPLVGGGCYEHSPRLMNMNEFRHHENLDTEFSSLGPVESQLREDLADAMRESPLTTSRDATAGQLQHQHQQPTHHHHHHYHHHHQQQQQQQQLMSASNSAAVAAATGTGLSSVSSCSSTSIYSSTHSLSSICDQQLQQLQAQQCQPQSEQQPQQAQWRGGQPCHHHQQQQQSQQLYQEGVSSRPNSAASGRNAAGGGGGGITIAKVVNPLGTVTTISTPATGAAAAAAAVMGGCSATGPESLESDEFMQECDEAYLHENCDEALFRPVVTVHAAGLAVHEVADRRAAPRYRGSSLDRVGSGGLDDVANVVGELDYDKRPVSQPASLIGRDLIVPVIEEKNLPQRTTASTNSKQQQQQQQQHNKTATAIGGSVVEPISTSNRKPPQQATGAVVVELATKSKDSGNRTKSHERSSRGRQEKGGTGDWTPVEPSCLDSADTEVGGKRGAMSCVSEEFVNVELPPMACGTGSEQKGDILPKAAGRREVPSTEKTTGSERAKGRKDMGTTTRHSEDGRGGIRNNGKRGGGGGGKQESHGVAEVVRGKEGKASGRGDRKHEVLQMLPAEDVAEAIAACAIALPPLEALKIDDNELFGEEDSDQPALVGDRCAPIRTDEDEAVGAGREKTKPSGGDRASPLLPKAGFCARVSEEQPAPAHTTTTTSTAGAQDEFYDFSAKYEMMDFVQALPPLDGQTAAPLKGTVSTDGEEERTLISFESPLQEKAPAGAERKKGEDRITCGDQQQQELSDQRHQVAEQMQNVLHGGNILLAMCSSLREGSPAITMAAAAAPTTTGTAKKQAAPLVNQDQDLEYKSLEPESFGGCAGDDDDTTGTQQTTLAAVAQPSDESEPSPIVTLLESSDNGRRRRKHKKEHGGLADSIQHSADVASAPSPPASSSAAGEGNNEEREEYEDDEEEEEEDEDEDEEGEVEGATVEHAEGDEAEDEELQPLISSNKTSSSSLSGTTSAAQGKPDADCAIGNVQAIAPVTPKGQEYMRIAQLQQQQQQGAGDDGEEDGSTEMVDRNGSSMVGASRSSSHAQQSSALPANTEAVDTAPATTSTASKMGSGSSQQQRAAAAAPGGSGHGGFGSGNGSGGGSGGNGNGKKKSKKKRK
- the LOC125951959 gene encoding uncharacterized protein LOC125951959 isoform X3, producing MMGGSGGGGGGVVRCIPAIVPPQAVSDRSILDSVAGFISDVTLQSQIPLGDAKDHILWVRFESTADISDPSLGDDWELEGGIAPPLLLILGYVTGVQVWIVPANGEAIEVLSWRHGSVKCLRVLPTPSSSVFESSLPDPYTHKRPLIALCDSGAGFSSTGGAPGGGGGGGGSGGTSNSGNASTQYTAVNFISLKDGETVRSIKFKSPIVDILANRASIVVTFAERIAVFDARTLDDRLTVTTCHPSPGINPNPVALGPRWIAYAERRLIPSKRSSGGCEGDGVTSYTATVLNAAKSLGKGLRELGEQVAAGLTGGGSSHSSSGSGGASAVAAAAGIGSGSDRGSIGGMGGGLGGGVGGAGGGGAHGHGHHVGSAGGGDGSGTVGGTMVHGIGGVMVMGGGIVGGSDGNQQAGVVTVLDIKYPIKDISPTTGTPIASNGNDPIVAHFVAHSEALVALAFDAPGMLLLTADRRGHDFHVFRLHPHPSGASLAAVHHLYVLHRGDTTAKVQDVAFSLDSRWVAVSTLRGTTHVFPVTPYGGPAGVRTHGSPHVVNRLSRFHRSAGLSIDAMRSSSPVSHALGAGGAGGSGSGGSGESGLFAHHTPTATAYANPRTPPFPHPTTVQPLAQLRQPATLAGTSVSGIGGVGGGGGGGGGSSGKGSGIHGHHHHHHRQRNSSSSSSDDPSVKPLRVCATFAKARSWLLDPPGCTMRDTPAHRIQRKPVDSLFILAAHGALIQYDLEPKHASGTPKEKICDDTPIELEVEPKAQWCLQRQEIGLATGGDLQPPLSLDNWLIRDRLLEEGLGGSGAGTGGGVGGESGSLDYDRLHHPGAGVVGSEQHHHHHHPHQHPHHQHRGSTGSIHIGGDHDDRWLSQVEIITHAGPHRRLWMGPQFMFKTYNTPSGSPLSSIDTDAVEVCTSGGGGSAGVGMGAPGCITTIAGRPARSNPMNMPLVGGGCYEHSPRLMNMNEFRHHENLDTEFSSLGPVESQLREDLADAMRESPLTTSRDATGSSAAGQLQHQHQQPTHHHHHHYHHHHQQQQQQQQLMSASNSAAVAAATGTGLSSVSSCSSTSIYSSTHSLSSICDQQLQQLQAQQCQPQSEQQPQQAQWRGGQPCHHHQQQQQSQQLYQEGVSSRPNSAASGRNAAGGGGGGITIAKVVNPLGTVTTISTPATGAAAAAAAVMGGCSATGPESLESDEFMQECDEAYLHENCDEALFRPVVTVHAAGLAVHEVADRRAAPRYRGSSLDRVGSGGLDDVANVVGELDYDKRPVSQPASLIGRDLIVPVIEEKNLPQRTTASTNSKQQQQQQQQHNKTATAIGGSVVEPISTSNRKPPQQATGAVVVELATKSKDSGNRTKSHERSSRGRQEKGGTGDWTPVEPSCLDSADTEVGGKRGAMSCVSEEFVNVELPPMACGTGSEQKGDILPKAAGRREVPSTEKTTGSERAKGRKDMGTTTRHSEDGRGGIRNNGKRGGGGGGKQESHGVAEVVRGKEGKASGRGDRKHEVLQMLPAEDVAEAIAACAIALPPLEALKIDDNELFGEEDSDQPALVGDRCAPIRTDEDEAVGAGREKTKPSGGDRASPLLPKAGFCARVSEEQPAPAHTTTTTSTAGAQDEFYDFSAKYEMMDFVQALPPLDGQTAAPLKGTVSTDGEEERTLISFESPLQEKAPAGAERKKGEDRITCGDQQQQELSDQRHQVAEQMQNVLHGGNILLAMCSSLREGSPAITMAAAAAPTTTGTAKKQAAPLVNQDQDLEYKSLEPESFGGCAGDDDDTTGTQQTTLAAVAQPSDESEPSPIVTLLESSDNGRRRRKHKKEHGGLADSIQHSADVASAPSPPASSSAAGEGNNEEREEYEDDEEEEEEDEDEDEEGEVEGATVEHAEGDEAEDEELQPLISSNKTSSSSLSGTTSAAQGKPDADCAIGNVQAIAPVTPKGQEYMRIAQLQQQQQQGAGDDGEEDGSTEMVDRNGSSMVGASRSSSHAQQSSALPANTEAVDTAPATTSTASKMGSGSSQQQRAAAAAPGGSGHGGFGSGNGSGGGSGGNGNGKKKSKKKRK